One stretch of Ornithinimicrobium ciconiae DNA includes these proteins:
- a CDS encoding IclR family transcriptional regulator, producing MSSAPSVGHALAVLKLLARHAGPLPAASIARELGLARSTTYRLLDAMAAQGFVVHLPEERRYGLGVAAFELGSAYSRQEPMQRLARPLLTRLADRTGHNAHLVVLHGRDVLYVIEERVVGRPSLVTDVGVRLPATLTASGLAILAALPPAQVRALFPSADAFVQRHGSGPTSLSRLRRLLVDVRAQGFAAETDSVTSGLASVASAALDHNGHPVAGIAVTFPVDEVDASARAALVDATRWCADELTRRLGGSPVAPRQP from the coding sequence GTGTCGTCCGCACCCTCTGTCGGACACGCCCTGGCCGTGCTCAAGCTCCTCGCCCGGCATGCTGGCCCCCTCCCGGCCGCCTCGATCGCGCGCGAGCTCGGTCTGGCCCGCTCCACGACCTACCGGCTGCTGGACGCGATGGCAGCCCAGGGGTTCGTCGTGCACCTGCCCGAGGAGCGGCGCTACGGCCTCGGGGTCGCGGCCTTCGAGCTCGGGTCGGCCTACTCCCGGCAGGAGCCCATGCAGCGGCTGGCCCGGCCGTTGCTGACCCGGCTGGCAGACCGCACCGGGCACAACGCCCACCTCGTGGTGCTGCACGGTCGCGACGTGCTCTACGTCATCGAGGAGCGGGTGGTCGGCCGCCCCTCCCTGGTCACCGACGTCGGCGTCCGCCTGCCGGCGACCCTGACCGCCAGCGGGCTGGCGATTCTGGCAGCACTGCCACCGGCACAGGTCCGTGCCCTCTTTCCCTCCGCGGACGCTTTTGTCCAGCGGCACGGGAGTGGCCCCACCTCGCTGAGCAGGCTGCGGCGGCTGCTCGTCGACGTCCGCGCCCAGGGTTTCGCCGCCGAGACGGACTCAGTCACCTCCGGCCTGGCCTCGGTCGCCTCAGCCGCGCTGGACCACAACGGTCACCCGGTGGCCGGGATCGCGGTGACCTTTCCCGTGGACGAGGTGGACGCCTCCGCGCGCGCGGCGCTGGTCGATGCGACCCGGTGGTGTGCGGACGAGCTCACCCGGCGGCTGGGCGGCAGCCCCGTCGCACCCCGCCAGCCGTAG
- a CDS encoding pyridoxal phosphate-dependent decarboxylase family protein, with protein sequence MTDLTALFTTAAQEAARFRTALETRPVQAPADQADSLRRLDVTLPHAPRDPAEVVEQLIDAANPGLMSTPGPRYFGFVIGGALPAASAADMLAVGWDQCAFNGSLSPAAAAAEQAAGGWLKELLGMPSGAGVGFVTGAQGANTVGLASARHHLLREAGWDQEAKGLWGAPRMRIIAGMERHATIDRSLRLLGLGTDSLEEVGVDGQGAMDVADLARVLRSAPADRDHPTVVCLQAGNVNTGAVDPLRAATELAHEHAAWVHVDGAFGLWAGASPSLRHLIDGVELADSWGCDGHKWLNIPYDSGFAFCSRPEVQTAAMSYTASYLTRSGAAPGAADFTAESSRRARGFAVWAGLQELGRQGVADLVDTCCRHAQRFADRLEAAGLDIVNDVVLNQVLVGFGGSGAEADATTDAVIARVQQDGTCWMGGTTWRGRRLMRIAVSNHLTTTADVDASVAAVLRAVGDAA encoded by the coding sequence ATGACTGACCTCACTGCCCTGTTCACGACAGCCGCTCAGGAGGCCGCCCGGTTCCGCACCGCGCTAGAGACCCGTCCCGTGCAGGCACCGGCGGACCAGGCGGATTCGCTGCGCCGGCTCGACGTGACCCTGCCGCACGCCCCGCGGGACCCGGCCGAGGTGGTCGAGCAGCTCATCGACGCCGCGAACCCCGGCCTGATGTCCACTCCCGGACCGCGCTACTTCGGCTTCGTCATCGGCGGGGCGCTGCCCGCGGCCTCCGCGGCGGACATGCTGGCCGTCGGGTGGGACCAGTGCGCGTTCAACGGGAGCCTGTCCCCGGCTGCCGCTGCGGCCGAGCAGGCCGCGGGCGGCTGGCTCAAGGAGCTGCTCGGTATGCCGTCCGGCGCCGGGGTCGGGTTCGTCACCGGAGCGCAGGGAGCCAACACCGTTGGGCTGGCCTCGGCCCGGCACCACCTGCTGCGGGAGGCCGGGTGGGACCAGGAGGCCAAGGGCCTCTGGGGCGCGCCCCGGATGCGGATCATCGCCGGGATGGAGCGGCACGCCACCATCGACCGGTCGCTGCGACTGCTGGGCCTGGGCACCGACTCCCTCGAGGAGGTCGGCGTCGACGGCCAAGGCGCGATGGACGTCGCCGACCTGGCCCGGGTGCTGCGCAGCGCCCCCGCGGACCGGGACCATCCCACCGTCGTCTGCCTGCAGGCCGGCAACGTCAACACCGGCGCTGTGGACCCGTTGCGGGCGGCGACCGAGCTCGCCCACGAGCACGCGGCTTGGGTGCACGTCGACGGCGCCTTCGGCCTCTGGGCTGGCGCCAGTCCCTCCCTGCGGCACCTGATCGACGGCGTCGAGCTGGCGGACTCCTGGGGGTGCGACGGCCACAAGTGGCTCAACATCCCCTACGACTCCGGCTTCGCCTTCTGCTCCCGCCCCGAGGTGCAGACCGCCGCGATGTCCTACACCGCGTCATATCTCACCAGGTCCGGCGCTGCTCCCGGGGCGGCGGACTTCACGGCCGAGTCGTCGCGGCGGGCTCGGGGGTTCGCCGTGTGGGCGGGTCTGCAAGAGCTCGGGCGTCAGGGTGTGGCCGACCTGGTGGACACCTGTTGCCGCCACGCCCAGCGCTTCGCGGACCGGCTCGAGGCTGCCGGGCTGGACATCGTCAACGACGTCGTGCTCAACCAGGTGCTGGTCGGCTTCGGCGGGTCCGGAGCCGAGGCGGATGCCACGACCGACGCGGTGATCGCCCGGGTCCAGCAGGACGGCACCTGCTGGATGGGTGGGACGACCTGGCGCGGCCGGCGGCTGATGCGGATCGCGGTCTCCAACCACCTCACGACCACCGCCGACGTGGACGCCTCGGTGGCTGCCGTCCTGCGGGCCGTCGGCGATGCCGCCTAG
- a CDS encoding NAD(P)H-quinone oxidoreductase: MRAITIPEPGETDALVPADVEAPVAKPGEVLIDVVAAGVNRADIMQRKGFYPQPEGESALPGLEVSGRVAALGEGVETWRVGDEVCALLSGGGYAEQVTVPAGQVLPVPQGVDLRDAAALPEVTSTVWSNVFLTANLQPGQVILVHGGSSGIGTMAIQLAREVGARVAVTAGSAAKLEACAGFGVDILINYREQDFVEELKDATDGAGADVILDVVGAQYLARNVEALAVGGRLVVIGLQGGRKAELNLGTLLSKRAAVIATTLRARPADEKATIVAAVREHVWPLVEQGRVQPVIHQRFPLEQAAEAHRVMEDSSHIGKLLLDVERTN, encoded by the coding sequence ATGCGCGCGATCACGATCCCGGAGCCGGGTGAGACCGACGCTCTCGTCCCGGCCGACGTCGAGGCCCCGGTGGCAAAGCCGGGCGAGGTGCTCATCGATGTGGTGGCGGCCGGGGTGAACCGTGCCGACATCATGCAGCGCAAGGGCTTCTATCCACAGCCCGAGGGCGAGTCCGCACTGCCGGGACTGGAGGTCAGCGGCCGCGTCGCGGCCCTGGGCGAGGGTGTGGAGACCTGGCGCGTCGGCGACGAGGTCTGCGCCCTGCTCTCCGGAGGGGGGTACGCCGAGCAGGTCACCGTCCCCGCCGGTCAGGTGCTGCCGGTGCCCCAGGGCGTGGACCTCCGGGACGCCGCCGCCCTGCCGGAGGTGACCAGCACCGTGTGGAGCAACGTCTTCCTCACCGCCAACCTGCAGCCGGGCCAGGTCATCCTGGTCCATGGCGGGTCCAGCGGCATCGGCACGATGGCGATCCAGCTGGCCCGCGAGGTCGGTGCCCGCGTGGCCGTGACGGCCGGCTCCGCCGCCAAGCTCGAGGCCTGTGCCGGCTTCGGGGTCGACATCCTCATCAACTACCGCGAGCAGGACTTCGTGGAGGAGCTGAAGGACGCGACCGACGGAGCCGGTGCCGACGTCATCCTCGACGTGGTGGGCGCACAGTATCTGGCCCGCAATGTGGAGGCGCTGGCTGTCGGTGGACGTCTGGTCGTCATCGGTCTGCAGGGAGGCCGCAAGGCCGAGCTCAATCTGGGCACGCTGCTCAGTAAGCGCGCGGCGGTCATCGCCACCACGCTCCGGGCTCGCCCGGCGGACGAGAAGGCAACGATCGTCGCTGCCGTGCGCGAGCACGTGTGGCCGTTGGTGGAGCAGGGGCGGGTGCAGCCGGTGATCCACCAGCGCTTCCCGCTCGAGCAGGCGGCCGAGGCGCACCGAGTCATGGAGGACAGCAGCCACATCGGCAAGCTGCTCCTCGACGTGGAGAGGACCAACTGA
- a CDS encoding bacterial proteasome activator family protein — translation MNEQSHTVDPGRPADAAEQEQSREPADQERPAEGQRVVVVTQDGMGVAEPPQGDDEERGARRNPADLVEQPAKVMRLGTMIKQLLEEVKSAPLDDAGRSRLAEIHRRSLSELEQGLAPELVEELERITLPLADDSPSEAELRIAQAQLVGWLEGLFHGIQTAIVAQQMAAQQQLQHMRLALPGGQTPGGPGQGAGQPIGPSGTDEGEPTGTGQYL, via the coding sequence ATGAACGAGCAGTCACACACAGTCGACCCGGGACGACCCGCAGACGCTGCCGAGCAGGAGCAGTCACGGGAGCCGGCCGACCAGGAGCGGCCCGCCGAGGGTCAGCGCGTGGTCGTGGTGACCCAGGACGGCATGGGCGTCGCCGAGCCACCGCAGGGCGATGACGAGGAGCGGGGGGCACGGCGCAATCCGGCAGACCTTGTCGAGCAGCCTGCCAAGGTGATGCGTCTGGGGACGATGATCAAGCAACTGCTTGAGGAGGTGAAGTCGGCGCCTCTGGATGATGCGGGGCGCTCTCGACTCGCCGAGATCCACCGCCGCTCGCTCAGCGAGCTGGAGCAGGGACTGGCACCGGAACTGGTCGAGGAGCTGGAGCGCATCACCCTGCCACTGGCCGACGACTCCCCGAGCGAGGCGGAGCTGCGGATCGCGCAGGCCCAGTTGGTGGGGTGGCTTGAGGGGCTGTTCCACGGCATACAGACCGCCATCGTCGCTCAGCAGATGGCGGCCCAGCAGCAACTCCAGCACATGCGTCTGGCGCTGCCCGGCGGCCAGACCCCAGGCGGCCCGGGTCAGGGGGCCGGCCAGCCGATCGGTCCGTCCGGGACCGACGAGGGTGAGCCCACTGGCACCGGGCAGTACCTCTGA
- a CDS encoding NUDIX hydrolase: MDLSVVRRKAATAALVAFRKMPGPLKRTLVRAGTPSYTVGAVCLIQHGDEVLFLWQPHRRGWTLPGGLLGWGEDPADAVRREVLEEVGLTIDPGQPLAFGVHAATQQIDVIYRVAVTDRPDIALATEARKATWWRLAELAETDLDTRRILDLVRRAGEPPATGTLTQEAP; encoded by the coding sequence ATGGACCTGTCAGTGGTGCGCCGCAAGGCCGCCACCGCAGCCCTCGTGGCCTTCCGCAAGATGCCTGGGCCGCTGAAGCGCACGCTGGTGCGGGCGGGCACGCCGAGCTACACCGTCGGTGCGGTGTGCCTGATCCAGCACGGTGACGAGGTCCTCTTCCTGTGGCAACCGCACCGCCGCGGCTGGACGCTACCCGGCGGACTCCTGGGGTGGGGGGAGGATCCTGCGGACGCCGTGCGACGCGAGGTGCTCGAGGAGGTCGGGCTCACCATCGACCCCGGGCAGCCACTCGCTTTCGGGGTGCACGCGGCGACTCAGCAGATCGACGTCATCTATCGGGTGGCCGTCACCGACCGTCCCGACATCGCCCTCGCCACAGAGGCTCGGAAGGCCACCTGGTGGCGCTTGGCGGAGCTGGCCGAGACAGACCTCGACACCCGAAGGATTCTGGACCTGGTGCGTCGTGCGGGTGAGCCGCCCGCGACCGGGACCCTCACGCAGGAGGCACCATGA
- a CDS encoding FAD-binding dehydrogenase, translating to MVAQQDADVIVVGAGLAGLVATAELVQAGRSVILVDQESTEHLGGQAWWSFGGLFLVGSPEQRRMGIKDSFELAWRDWRGTAGFDRLEDEDSWAVRWAQAYVEWAAGEKRAWLHEQGVRFFPVVGWAERGDGTADGHGNGVPRFHITWGTGPGIVAPFEAVCRQAASEGRLTLAGRHRVTELVTTDGTVTGVRGEVLATDGAQRGARSTRSVVDHFEHSAQAVVVTSGGIGHNLDLVREYWPSRLGTPPAEENMVAGVPAYVDGSMLPLVEGAGARLVNRDRMWHYVEGIENHSPVWERHGIRILPGPSSLWLDAEGNRLPAPLYPGFDTLGTLAHLRQTGHDYSWFILTQAVIEKEFALSGSEQNPDLTGKSVAQVLGRVRPGAPGPVQRFIDDGVDFVTGFSVEELVEEMNGLTGDQLLVASRVRAMIEARDAELENDFGKDAQIALIRAARRYRGDKLIRTASLHRFLDIEKGPLHAVRLRILTRKTLGGVQTDLGSRALGIDGAPVPGLYAAGEVAGFGGGGVHGYRSLEGTFLGGCLFSGRAAGRTVHADLG from the coding sequence ATGGTTGCTCAGCAGGACGCCGATGTGATCGTGGTGGGGGCCGGGCTGGCCGGGTTGGTGGCGACCGCGGAGCTGGTCCAGGCGGGCCGCTCGGTGATCCTGGTCGACCAGGAGTCGACCGAGCACCTGGGGGGACAGGCCTGGTGGTCCTTCGGAGGTCTCTTCCTGGTGGGCAGTCCGGAGCAGCGCCGGATGGGCATCAAGGACAGTTTTGAGCTGGCCTGGCGGGACTGGCGCGGCACCGCCGGGTTCGACCGGCTCGAGGACGAGGACAGCTGGGCGGTGCGCTGGGCGCAGGCCTATGTCGAGTGGGCCGCGGGGGAGAAGCGGGCCTGGTTGCACGAGCAGGGCGTCCGCTTCTTCCCCGTGGTCGGGTGGGCCGAGCGCGGGGACGGCACCGCCGACGGGCACGGCAACGGGGTGCCCCGCTTCCACATCACCTGGGGCACCGGGCCGGGCATCGTCGCCCCCTTCGAGGCCGTATGCCGACAGGCCGCCTCCGAGGGTCGTCTCACCCTGGCCGGCCGGCACCGGGTGACCGAGCTGGTCACCACCGACGGCACCGTCACCGGGGTGCGCGGCGAGGTGCTGGCCACCGACGGTGCGCAGCGTGGGGCGCGCAGCACCCGCAGCGTGGTTGACCACTTCGAGCACTCGGCGCAGGCCGTGGTGGTCACCTCCGGCGGCATCGGGCACAACCTCGACCTGGTCCGCGAGTACTGGCCGTCCCGACTGGGCACACCCCCGGCGGAGGAGAACATGGTGGCGGGCGTGCCGGCATACGTCGACGGCTCGATGCTGCCCCTGGTCGAGGGGGCCGGTGCGCGGCTGGTCAACCGGGACCGGATGTGGCACTACGTGGAGGGGATTGAGAACCACTCACCGGTCTGGGAGCGGCACGGCATCCGCATCCTGCCGGGGCCCTCGTCGCTGTGGTTGGACGCGGAGGGCAACCGGCTGCCCGCGCCGCTGTATCCCGGTTTCGACACGCTCGGCACCCTGGCTCACCTGCGGCAGACCGGGCACGACTACTCGTGGTTCATCCTCACCCAGGCGGTGATCGAGAAGGAGTTTGCGCTCTCCGGCTCGGAGCAGAACCCGGACCTGACGGGCAAGAGCGTGGCGCAGGTGCTGGGTCGGGTGCGACCCGGTGCTCCCGGGCCGGTGCAGCGCTTCATCGATGACGGTGTCGACTTCGTCACCGGTTTCTCGGTCGAGGAGCTGGTGGAGGAGATGAATGGGCTGACCGGAGACCAGCTGCTGGTGGCCAGCCGGGTCCGGGCGATGATCGAGGCACGGGATGCCGAGCTGGAGAACGACTTCGGCAAGGACGCCCAGATCGCGCTGATCCGCGCGGCCCGGCGTTATCGCGGCGACAAGCTGATCCGCACTGCTTCCCTGCACCGGTTCCTCGACATCGAGAAGGGGCCGTTGCACGCGGTGCGGCTGCGGATCCTGACCCGCAAGACCCTGGGTGGGGTGCAGACCGACCTGGGGTCGCGGGCGCTGGGCATCGACGGTGCACCCGTGCCGGGGCTGTATGCCGCGGGCGAGGTCGCCGGATTCGGCGGCGGTGGCGTGCACGGCTACCGGTCGTTGGAGGGCACTTTCCTGGGCGGGTGCCTGTTCAGCGGGCGAGCCGCAGGACGGACCGTCCACGCCGACCTGGGCTAG
- a CDS encoding metallophosphoesterase family protein produces the protein MLTVLILALVGYLGGMITTNLWPISTETDNFRATVRVTPSLLQTSVVHAPTVFGDIDMHFAGALPAPGIEARLQVKEEITDLFTQGRVDVAELTPEDGEVRAAMESGLRELGLKFVGGVLLTQAAVVGLYLTGRSRPPWRHPVIAIGTATALAVTVPSLAAVTTYRTANFAAYEATSLLGTVRSNSGLFTDIQGQAQKATPYVQNLLALSDALQQEFVPAETAAQPGARFLLISDMHGMNYYPLIQQIVQDEQITAVIDTGDLVNFGRPQEGELAGIYTAIEDLGVPYVFVRGNHDALYRTDEAVLRRLDQIPNVILLEPTDGEFVEATIDGVRITGYNDWRYFAQVGVDFKAEQEVAAERFATATQGWPLPDILASHQPFGLDQLETGAVTVNGHMHSPALNDNHIQMGTFSGGGLVNHFQVPQTQEGDDTAGELVGQPYAFDILSFGTDCSVQSLTRYTYRNLVSGRPQFDNVTIINGNRVAAPAEEGRTCGPELGVETTPITPTPAE, from the coding sequence GTGCTGACCGTGCTGATCCTGGCTCTCGTCGGCTATCTGGGCGGCATGATCACCACAAACCTGTGGCCGATCAGCACCGAGACGGACAACTTCCGCGCCACCGTGCGAGTTACTCCCTCGCTCCTGCAGACGTCCGTGGTGCACGCCCCGACGGTCTTCGGTGACATCGACATGCACTTTGCCGGCGCGCTGCCGGCCCCAGGCATCGAGGCCCGGCTGCAGGTCAAGGAGGAGATCACTGACCTGTTCACCCAGGGACGGGTGGATGTAGCCGAGCTGACCCCCGAGGACGGTGAGGTCCGTGCGGCGATGGAGAGCGGCCTGCGGGAGCTGGGCCTGAAGTTTGTCGGCGGGGTGCTGCTCACCCAGGCTGCGGTCGTCGGGTTGTATCTGACCGGCCGCTCGCGGCCGCCCTGGCGCCACCCCGTCATCGCGATCGGCACCGCGACCGCGCTGGCCGTCACGGTGCCCTCCCTCGCTGCGGTGACGACCTATCGCACCGCTAATTTCGCGGCCTACGAGGCGACCAGCCTGCTGGGCACCGTGCGGTCCAACAGCGGGCTGTTCACCGACATCCAGGGTCAGGCGCAAAAAGCCACGCCCTATGTGCAGAATCTGCTGGCCCTGTCCGACGCGCTGCAGCAGGAGTTCGTCCCCGCCGAGACCGCCGCGCAACCGGGTGCCCGGTTCCTGCTGATCTCGGACATGCACGGGATGAACTACTACCCGCTGATCCAGCAGATCGTGCAGGACGAGCAGATCACCGCCGTCATCGACACCGGCGACCTGGTCAACTTCGGTCGCCCCCAGGAGGGTGAACTCGCCGGGATCTACACCGCCATCGAGGACTTGGGCGTGCCCTATGTCTTTGTCCGCGGCAACCACGACGCGCTCTATCGCACCGACGAGGCGGTGCTGCGGCGCCTCGACCAGATTCCCAACGTGATCCTGCTCGAGCCCACCGACGGGGAGTTTGTCGAGGCCACGATCGATGGGGTGCGGATTACCGGCTACAACGACTGGCGCTACTTCGCTCAGGTCGGGGTCGATTTCAAGGCGGAGCAGGAGGTGGCGGCCGAGCGGTTCGCCACCGCGACGCAGGGGTGGCCGCTGCCGGACATCCTGGCCTCCCACCAGCCCTTCGGGCTGGACCAGCTGGAGACGGGGGCTGTGACGGTCAACGGTCACATGCACAGTCCGGCACTCAACGACAACCACATCCAGATGGGCACCTTCTCCGGGGGCGGGCTGGTCAACCACTTCCAGGTCCCGCAGACCCAGGAGGGCGACGACACCGCCGGTGAGCTGGTCGGCCAACCCTACGCCTTCGACATCCTGTCCTTCGGCACGGACTGCTCCGTGCAGTCGCTGACCCGCTACACCTACCGCAACCTGGTGTCCGGGCGTCCGCAGTTTGACAATGTCACCATCATCAACGGCAACCGGGTGGCCGCCCCCGCCGAGGAGGGGCGCACCTGTGGCCCCGAGCTGGGCGTCGAGACGACACCGATCACACCGACCCCTGCAGAGTGA
- the thpR gene encoding RNA 2',3'-cyclic phosphodiesterase translates to MSSASLTRRWHDERMRAFFAVLPPPEVLEDLAAYLEPRRDADTERTWRWTRTHHLHLTLAFLGELPEHREEELVTAAKEWAARQHPVRMSWGRSGAFPDPGGAKVIWIGVTPEDAGRDLSAWSRALRDLSSHAGADVDGQRFTPHITVARSPRRVPAGRWVQALDAYESPEFLVEEVALVQSHLGGPGRSVRYEIRHTLPLGA, encoded by the coding sequence ATGTCGAGTGCCTCCCTCACTCGTCGGTGGCACGATGAGCGGATGCGAGCCTTCTTTGCGGTGCTGCCACCCCCCGAGGTACTGGAGGATCTCGCCGCCTATCTGGAGCCCCGCCGCGACGCCGACACCGAGCGGACCTGGCGCTGGACCCGCACCCACCACCTGCACCTGACCCTCGCCTTCCTGGGCGAGCTGCCGGAGCACCGTGAGGAGGAGCTGGTCACCGCGGCTAAGGAGTGGGCGGCCCGGCAACACCCCGTGCGTATGTCGTGGGGCCGGTCTGGCGCCTTCCCTGACCCGGGCGGGGCGAAGGTCATCTGGATCGGCGTGACGCCGGAGGACGCCGGTCGTGACCTGAGTGCCTGGTCACGTGCCCTGCGCGACCTGTCGAGTCATGCCGGGGCGGACGTGGACGGGCAGCGGTTCACGCCCCACATCACCGTGGCGCGCTCCCCGCGGCGGGTTCCCGCCGGTCGCTGGGTGCAGGCTCTGGACGCCTACGAGTCCCCGGAGTTCCTCGTCGAGGAGGTCGCCCTCGTGCAGTCCCACCTCGGCGGGCCAGGGCGCTCGGTGCGTTACGAGATCCGGCACACCCTCCCCCTGGGGGCCTAG
- a CDS encoding carbamate kinase, which translates to MRIVVALGGNALLQRGQVPDAEAQVENIRRAVRQLAPLTDDHEVVITHGNGPQVGVLAMESAADPRLTKAYPFDALGAMTQGLIGYWILQAMGNERPYRQFASIINQTLVDAHDPGFADPTKFVGEVYEEQQAHELAQRHGWQVKADGEHWRRVVASPRPREIIETKLIDHLLEESIIVVCAGGGGVPVVRTETGDLRGVEAVIDKDLSAALIARRLRADRLLVLTDVENVQVDFGTGHARPIKRTTPAELRRLEFPAGSMGPKVDAACQFVEAGGPGVAAAIGSLEETADLVHGVRGTYVTSN; encoded by the coding sequence ATGCGGATCGTGGTGGCGCTGGGTGGCAACGCCCTCCTGCAGCGCGGACAGGTGCCCGACGCCGAGGCCCAGGTGGAGAACATCCGGCGGGCCGTGCGGCAGCTGGCGCCACTCACCGACGATCACGAGGTCGTGATCACCCACGGCAACGGGCCCCAGGTGGGGGTGCTGGCGATGGAGTCGGCGGCCGACCCCCGCCTGACCAAGGCCTATCCGTTCGACGCGCTCGGGGCGATGACCCAGGGGTTGATCGGCTACTGGATCCTGCAGGCGATGGGCAACGAACGGCCCTACCGGCAGTTTGCCTCGATCATCAACCAGACCCTGGTGGACGCGCACGACCCGGGCTTCGCCGACCCCACGAAGTTCGTCGGCGAGGTCTATGAGGAGCAGCAGGCCCACGAGTTGGCGCAACGGCACGGCTGGCAGGTCAAGGCGGACGGTGAGCACTGGCGCCGAGTGGTGGCCTCACCCCGGCCTCGGGAGATCATCGAGACCAAGCTGATCGACCACCTGCTCGAGGAGTCGATCATCGTGGTGTGTGCCGGCGGCGGCGGGGTGCCTGTCGTGCGGACCGAGACCGGTGACCTGCGCGGCGTCGAGGCCGTCATCGACAAGGACCTGTCGGCGGCCCTCATCGCCCGGCGGTTGCGTGCCGACCGGCTGCTCGTGCTGACCGACGTCGAGAACGTGCAGGTCGACTTCGGCACCGGGCACGCCCGCCCGATCAAGCGCACCACGCCGGCTGAGCTGCGGCGGCTGGAGTTCCCGGCCGGGTCGATGGGGCCCAAGGTGGACGCCGCGTGCCAGTTCGTGGAGGCCGGCGGGCCAGGTGTTGCCGCGGCGATCGGCAGTCTGGAGGAGACCGCCGACCTGGTCCACGGTGTGCGCGGCACCTATGTGACGTCCAACTGA
- a CDS encoding YciI family protein, with protein MSLYAVRYRYSDDTAGRDEHRPAHREFLGGLAEEGVVVASGPLVDGDPEALILVEGESIEAVRDLLSQDPFAQQGMLDAVEIREWDVVIGSVG; from the coding sequence ATGAGCCTGTATGCCGTGCGCTACCGCTACTCCGACGACACCGCTGGGCGCGATGAGCACCGCCCCGCCCACCGGGAGTTCCTCGGCGGACTGGCCGAGGAGGGTGTGGTCGTCGCCTCTGGTCCGCTGGTCGACGGAGATCCCGAGGCGCTGATCCTCGTCGAGGGTGAGTCGATCGAGGCGGTGCGCGACCTGCTGAGCCAGGACCCGTTCGCTCAGCAGGGCATGCTCGACGCGGTCGAGATCCGGGAATGGGACGTCGTCATCGGCAGCGTCGGCTGA
- a CDS encoding alpha-hydroxy-acid oxidizing protein gives MNAESASVPGLSPGRGRTRQNAIYRPGTLGVAPTVPTSTEELERRARKVLDTKAWAYIAGGAGDGATVRANREAFDRWRIVPRVLHGTTERDLTTRVLDTDLAAPLLLAPIGAAGLVRPDADLLIAEGAHASGIPYVLSCQGSSPMEDTARAMAGTPFWFQLYWSSDEELVDSLIERATTAGAEALVVTLDTTMLGWRTQDLDLGSLPFARGQGIAQYTSDPRFMALVRERLAAGARSATDLGLDPRHPLATARAVRGGVGSLLSMSREHPGDVRDNLRSPEPRAAVETFLDIYSNPGLSWEHLATLRDRTTLPVVLKGVLHPDDARRAFDSGVDAVVVSNHGGRQVDRSVAALDALVSVREALGPEPTVLMDSGIRSGADVFVALALGADACLLGRPHVYGLALDGAAGVSAVIDNVLAELDLTMGLVGAASIVDITADLLAT, from the coding sequence ATGAACGCCGAATCCGCCAGCGTGCCAGGGCTTTCCCCGGGACGGGGCCGCACCCGACAGAACGCGATCTATCGCCCCGGCACCCTGGGCGTGGCACCGACCGTGCCCACCAGCACCGAGGAGCTGGAGCGGCGCGCACGCAAGGTGCTGGACACCAAGGCCTGGGCCTACATCGCCGGGGGCGCGGGCGATGGGGCCACGGTGCGGGCCAACCGCGAGGCCTTCGACCGGTGGCGCATCGTGCCGCGCGTCCTGCACGGGACGACCGAGCGGGACCTGACGACCCGAGTGCTGGACACCGACCTGGCTGCCCCGCTCCTGCTGGCCCCGATCGGTGCCGCGGGCCTGGTCCGCCCCGACGCGGACCTGCTGATCGCCGAGGGCGCCCACGCCAGCGGCATCCCCTATGTCCTCTCCTGCCAGGGGTCGTCCCCGATGGAGGACACGGCCCGTGCGATGGCCGGCACCCCCTTCTGGTTCCAGCTCTACTGGTCCAGCGACGAGGAGCTGGTCGACTCCCTGATCGAACGGGCCACGACGGCCGGGGCCGAGGCGTTGGTCGTCACGCTCGACACCACGATGCTGGGGTGGCGCACCCAGGACCTCGACCTCGGGTCGTTGCCGTTCGCGCGCGGCCAGGGCATCGCGCAGTACACCTCCGACCCACGCTTCATGGCCCTGGTCCGGGAGCGACTGGCCGCCGGCGCGCGGAGCGCGACCGACCTGGGGCTGGACCCGCGCCATCCGCTGGCGACGGCGCGGGCCGTGCGCGGCGGCGTCGGCTCCCTGCTGTCGATGTCACGCGAGCACCCCGGGGACGTCAGGGACAACCTGCGCTCACCGGAGCCGCGGGCCGCGGTGGAGACCTTCCTCGACATCTATTCCAACCCGGGCCTGTCGTGGGAGCACCTCGCGACGCTGCGAGACCGGACCACCTTGCCGGTCGTCCTCAAGGGCGTGCTCCACCCTGACGACGCCCGGCGCGCGTTCGACTCCGGCGTCGACGCGGTCGTGGTCTCCAACCACGGCGGTCGGCAGGTCGACCGGTCAGTGGCTGCCCTCGACGCCCTGGTCTCGGTGCGTGAGGCGCTCGGCCCCGAGCCCACGGTCCTGATGGACAGCGGCATCCGCAGCGGCGCGGACGTGTTCGTCGCGCTGGCCCTCGGCGCGGACGCCTGCCTGCTCGGCCGCCCGCACGTCTATGGTCTGGCGCTGGACGGCGCTGCCGGCGTCAGTGCCGTGATCGACAACGTGCTCGCCGAGCTGGACCTGACGATGGGCCTGGTCGGCGCCGCCTCGATCGTCGA